One part of the uncultured Bacteroides sp. genome encodes these proteins:
- a CDS encoding ABC transporter ATP-binding protein, whose amino-acid sequence MKERKNNNSSLFALLKPYAKMNGMMLAFALLSNVINLILPKIISKTIDGLSKGEIDFKLMAILFLGASFLISIFTLLQNVVQTYTAEKVAQDTRSKLSDKILRQSFAYIQQANPSKLLTNLTSDIDSVKQFVSQAVVSIISSIFVIIGVIILLFSINWQLTTVILIIIPAISGAFYFTMRKAKPKFKKSREAIDNLNLVINESILGSMLIRIMNAQQKEYNKFINSNIEARNIGLSIVALFSTLIPIISFIADASILITVLLGGHFVISDSMTLGDFAAFNSYLSILFFPIMVIGFMSNIISQASVSYKRVKDVLEAPETVEEGKITGEITGNIEVDNVSVIYNGKPALKDISFSVNAGSRIAVIGPTAAGKSQLLYALTGLITPNFGTIRFDGNEVNQYNAETFHSQVGFVFQDSIIFNVSIRENIAFSNQVTEESLEKAIDTAELRDFVNNLPNKLETMASERGTSLSGGQKQRIMLARALALNPKVLLLDDFTARVDNKTEKKILKNIEENYPDITLISISQKVSSIKDFDQIVLIMEGEMIAKGTHQELINNCTEYIQIYNSQKSTRFYEL is encoded by the coding sequence ATGAAAGAAAGAAAAAATAATAATTCAAGTTTGTTTGCCTTACTTAAACCTTATGCAAAGATGAACGGCATGATGCTGGCATTTGCATTGTTGAGTAATGTAATCAATCTGATCCTCCCTAAAATCATATCTAAAACTATTGACGGACTATCAAAAGGAGAAATTGATTTCAAGCTGATGGCCATTCTGTTTTTGGGAGCTTCATTCTTAATAAGTATATTTACATTATTACAAAATGTGGTACAAACGTACACGGCAGAAAAGGTAGCCCAAGATACCCGCAGTAAATTATCGGACAAGATTTTGCGACAAAGCTTTGCATACATACAGCAAGCAAACCCGTCAAAACTACTAACAAATCTAACTTCAGATATAGATTCCGTGAAGCAGTTTGTTTCACAGGCGGTAGTTTCTATTATCTCATCCATATTTGTAATTATAGGAGTTATTATACTGCTATTCAGCATTAACTGGCAGCTTACTACAGTCATTCTTATAATTATTCCGGCAATTTCGGGTGCATTTTACTTCACCATGCGAAAGGCTAAGCCTAAGTTTAAAAAGAGCCGGGAAGCTATTGACAACCTGAATCTGGTTATCAATGAAAGTATTCTTGGGTCAATGCTTATACGTATAATGAATGCGCAACAAAAGGAATACAACAAGTTTATCAATTCCAATATCGAAGCCCGGAATATCGGACTTTCTATTGTGGCACTCTTCTCCACCCTGATTCCGATAATATCATTTATTGCAGATGCATCCATACTTATAACAGTATTGCTGGGAGGTCATTTTGTAATAAGCGATAGTATGACTCTGGGAGATTTTGCTGCATTCAATAGTTATCTGTCTATTCTGTTTTTTCCGATTATGGTGATAGGATTTATGAGTAATATTATTTCTCAGGCCAGTGTTTCATATAAGAGAGTTAAAGATGTGCTCGAAGCTCCGGAAACAGTTGAAGAAGGTAAAATCACTGGTGAAATAACCGGAAATATTGAAGTAGACAATGTTTCTGTTATCTATAACGGTAAACCAGCATTGAAAGATATTTCATTCTCTGTCAATGCAGGTAGTCGCATAGCTGTTATCGGACCTACGGCTGCAGGTAAAAGTCAGTTGTTATATGCATTAACCGGACTAATTACACCTAACTTCGGAACAATCAGGTTTGACGGCAACGAGGTTAACCAATACAATGCGGAAACGTTTCACAGTCAGGTAGGATTTGTTTTTCAGGATAGTATCATTTTTAATGTGAGTATTCGTGAAAATATAGCTTTCAGCAATCAGGTTACAGAAGAATCTCTTGAGAAAGCCATTGATACTGCCGAACTGAGAGACTTTGTAAATAATCTCCCAAATAAACTTGAAACAATGGCCAGCGAACGGGGAACCAGTCTTTCCGGTGGACAAAAGCAGCGAATTATGCTGGCTCGTGCATTGGCTCTTAACCCCAAAGTGCTTCTTCTCGATGATTTTACTGCGAGAGTAGACAACAAAACCGAGAAGAAAATATTAAAGAACATTGAAGAAAATTATCCGGATATTACCCTTATTTCTATCTCGCAGAAAGTTTCATCCATTAAAGATTTCGACCAGATAGTGCTTATCATGGAAGGTGAAATGATAGCGAAAGGCACTCACCAGGAACTAATAAATAATTGTACAGAGTATATTCAGATATATAATTCTCAGAAAAGTACCAGATTTTATGAACTATAA
- a CDS encoding ABC transporter ATP-binding protein: MNYKLSQTEEQKSITKLNYKKFWELLKDEKRSLIICTINILINAVLNMIAPFLIGIAVNQYMQTKQYNGVLTIACYLLLIYLGVLATGAIQGKVMGGVGQRMLFKIRNLLFWKLQELPVDFFYQNKSGDLISRINNDTDKLNLFFSQSLIQFMNSVFFIAGAATALLCINFKLGATALAPAIVLWGFTKASSKWVKKKNEKSMKTMGDLSAEVQENLTNFKVIIAFNRRDYFKQKFDESNEKNYQASVKAGLANNVFLPIYSFCSNVGQFIVLAFGIYLITQGSFTVGFLISFLTYINYFYDPLRRIATLWTSFQIALAAWDRISHILSMESNLPVMECKKTEDPSNLLSFKDVTFKYPNGNEVLKHISFNLEAGKTYAFVGPTGGGKTTTASLIARLYDPTKGTIFFEGKDIRCYKSEERARNIGFILQDPFLFSGTVLDNIIYGNDEFSQLSEKGSIQKIEEAGLHELIDKFDNGLQTTIKLNSEDISLGQKQLIAFMRAVLRKPKLLILDEATANIDTVSEQLLEDILQRLPSSTTKVIIAHRLNTIANADEIYFVNSGTVVKAGSPQDAVNLLLHGKRES; encoded by the coding sequence ATGAACTATAAATTATCACAGACAGAAGAACAGAAAAGTATAACCAAACTAAACTACAAGAAGTTCTGGGAATTACTGAAAGATGAGAAAAGAAGTCTCATTATCTGTACCATCAATATTCTTATAAATGCCGTACTGAATATGATAGCTCCTTTTCTGATTGGTATTGCAGTTAATCAATACATGCAAACCAAGCAGTACAATGGTGTTCTGACTATTGCCTGCTACCTGCTTTTAATCTATCTGGGAGTATTGGCAACCGGAGCTATTCAAGGAAAAGTGATGGGTGGTGTGGGGCAAAGAATGCTTTTTAAAATCCGCAATCTTCTTTTCTGGAAACTGCAGGAACTGCCTGTCGATTTCTTCTATCAGAATAAATCGGGCGACTTGATTTCGAGAATAAACAATGATACAGATAAACTGAATCTGTTTTTCTCACAATCACTTATTCAGTTTATGAATAGTGTATTCTTTATTGCAGGGGCAGCTACCGCTTTGCTATGCATTAACTTCAAACTGGGAGCCACAGCTCTGGCTCCGGCCATCGTCTTATGGGGATTCACCAAAGCTTCTTCCAAATGGGTGAAAAAGAAGAATGAAAAAAGCATGAAAACAATGGGTGACCTCAGTGCCGAAGTTCAGGAGAACCTGACAAACTTTAAAGTTATCATAGCATTCAACAGACGCGATTACTTCAAACAGAAGTTCGACGAAAGTAATGAAAAGAATTATCAAGCTTCAGTAAAAGCCGGTCTGGCCAACAATGTATTCCTTCCAATATATAGTTTTTGCTCAAACGTGGGACAGTTTATTGTACTGGCGTTTGGTATTTACCTTATCACACAAGGAAGTTTCACCGTTGGATTCTTAATCAGTTTTCTAACTTATATAAATTACTTTTATGATCCATTGAGACGTATAGCCACTTTATGGACAAGCTTCCAGATAGCTCTTGCTGCCTGGGATCGTATATCTCATATACTCTCCATGGAAAGTAATCTTCCGGTTATGGAGTGTAAAAAAACTGAAGATCCGTCCAATCTGCTATCGTTCAAAGATGTTACATTCAAATATCCCAACGGTAATGAAGTGCTAAAGCATATCAGTTTCAATCTTGAAGCAGGTAAAACATACGCATTTGTGGGACCAACCGGTGGAGGAAAAACAACAACTGCTTCACTTATAGCCCGACTTTACGACCCAACAAAAGGAACTATTTTCTTTGAAGGAAAAGATATACGTTGCTATAAATCGGAAGAAAGAGCCCGAAATATTGGATTCATTCTGCAAGATCCATTCCTCTTCTCAGGAACAGTACTCGACAATATTATCTATGGCAATGATGAATTTAGCCAGCTATCAGAAAAAGGATCTATTCAGAAAATAGAAGAAGCCGGTCTGCACGAATTGATAGACAAATTTGATAACGGACTACAAACAACCATTAAGCTGAACAGCGAGGATATTAGTTTAGGACAAAAGCAACTCATAGCCTTTATGAGAGCTGTGCTTCGCAAACCCAAACTGCTTATTTTAGATGAAGCCACTGCAAACATTGATACTGTAAGCGAACAGTTGCTTGAAGATATTTTGCAACGATTACCAAGTAGCACTACAAAAGTGATCATCGCTCACCGACTGAATACAATTGCAAACGCTGATGAGATTTACTTTGTAAATTCGGGAACTGTTGTAAAAGCCGGTTCACCGCAGGATGCTGTTAATCTGTTGCTTCATGGAAAACGAGAAAGTTAG
- a CDS encoding GyrI-like domain-containing protein, whose product MESRIELLAEKKLVGKRLNMTLSKDRTFELWHSFMPHRKEIKNSVNKDLYCLQVYDKNLDFKDFNPQSEFEKWAAIEVTGFNDIPDNMETYTLKGGLYAVFIHKGVASSFPKTFQFIFNEWLPKSEYELDNREHFDLMGEKYKNDDPESEEEIWVPVKLI is encoded by the coding sequence ATGGAATCAAGAATAGAACTTTTAGCAGAGAAGAAGCTGGTTGGTAAAAGGCTAAATATGACTTTATCAAAAGACCGGACTTTTGAATTGTGGCATAGCTTTATGCCTCACAGAAAAGAGATAAAAAACAGTGTCAATAAAGATTTATACTGTTTACAGGTATACGACAAGAACCTTGATTTTAAAGATTTCAATCCACAGAGTGAGTTCGAAAAGTGGGCAGCCATAGAAGTCACCGGCTTTAATGATATTCCGGATAATATGGAAACTTATACCCTAAAAGGCGGTCTTTATGCCGTTTTTATTCATAAAGGTGTTGCTAGTTCTTTCCCTAAAACGTTCCAATTCATATTCAATGAATGGTTACCTAAATCAGAATATGAACTTGATAACAGAGAACATTTTGATTTGATGGGTGAGAAATACAAAAATGATGATCCTGAATCGGAAGAAGAAATTTGGGTACCAGTCAAATTGATCTAA